The Catenulispora sp. EB89 genome includes a region encoding these proteins:
- a CDS encoding UPF0182 family protein, with product MAFENFGGDDRDAGGDGSGHPAGSSGRFGSAGGHRVAFGVPPRRTRVLAITIVIMAVLVVLFLLFDGVYTSYLWYHSVGAGPVYRTRTLTQIVLFLVFGALMAAAVGTNVWLAYRFRPPLTGVSMEQQALDRYRMGLAPFLAWILVGVSVLFGIAAGASSAGSWRTYMLWANAVPFGTEDPQFHKDVGFYVFTLPWLRHIQGFLVAAVLLSLLVSLLTHYLFAGVALTPPTGTRTAGRFLGSRATRAAQVHISVLLGCLVLVKAYAYWLDRYSLSVATSTITSGWAGPTYKDVHAVIPAKEILLVIAVLCALLFLGNAVRLLVRAQTPDIDRGGHVWALPALGVSLMVLAAVVIGGVYPLAVQQLQVNPSQGTKEAPYIQRNIDATRAAYGLDGVQPIPYPATTGAAKNQLSGDAKTVAQIPVVDPSVVSQAFDEQQGQGFYSFPDNLTVDRYQVGSKTQDTVIGVRGLKPSGVPGSQHTWIDDHLKYTHGYGVVAAKTDAVLADGSPDYVEQGLPDPGAPAGYEERVYFGPGLPDYSIVGGLPKAAPVEFDHPDNASPTSQQSTTYSGNGGVQVNSFMKKLLYAAKFREPKILLSNQVNRDSRIMYDRDPGQRVRAVAPWLTVDAAPYPVVEGGRILWVVDGYTSTAAYPYSTTTQLGGKVNYVRDAVKATVDAYDGTVTLYAWDESDPILKTWMKAFPGTVKPRSAISPDLLAHLRYPQDLFTAQRDLLGRYHVLTASEFFAGTEFWNVPADPTKDGADGPPPQSPSYVTLQMPGQSAPTFSLTSTLASANGGTLAAVMAVDSDPGPDYGKIRVLELPPGTTAPGPGQLQNTFRSTYASQLSAPKTVEGNLLTFPVGGGLLSVEPVYAPPLAGPTTAPLLKGVLVAFGGKTAYEPTLQQGLDEIFGGSSGATTGENPAPPGSTASPLPSGPQADALKKALADAVAAQNTAAAALAKSPPDWKTFGEAEQAVQQALARAQAIENGQPPPK from the coding sequence GTGGCGTTCGAGAACTTCGGCGGGGATGACAGGGACGCCGGGGGCGACGGGAGCGGGCACCCGGCCGGATCATCCGGAAGGTTCGGTTCCGCGGGCGGCCATCGGGTGGCGTTCGGCGTTCCGCCCCGCCGGACCAGAGTGCTGGCCATCACCATCGTGATCATGGCCGTGCTGGTCGTGCTCTTCCTGCTCTTCGACGGCGTCTACACCTCCTACCTCTGGTACCACTCGGTCGGTGCGGGGCCGGTCTACCGGACCCGGACGCTCACCCAGATCGTGCTGTTCCTGGTCTTCGGCGCGCTGATGGCGGCCGCCGTCGGCACCAACGTCTGGCTCGCCTACCGCTTCCGGCCGCCGCTGACCGGGGTCTCGATGGAGCAGCAGGCGCTGGACCGCTACCGCATGGGCCTGGCGCCGTTCCTGGCCTGGATCCTGGTCGGGGTGTCGGTCCTGTTCGGCATCGCCGCCGGCGCGTCCTCCGCCGGGTCGTGGCGCACCTACATGCTGTGGGCCAACGCCGTCCCGTTCGGCACCGAGGACCCGCAGTTCCACAAGGATGTCGGCTTCTACGTCTTCACGCTGCCCTGGCTGCGCCACATTCAGGGCTTCCTGGTCGCGGCCGTGCTCCTCAGCCTGCTGGTCTCGCTCCTCACGCACTACCTGTTCGCCGGCGTCGCCCTGACCCCGCCGACCGGCACCCGCACCGCCGGCAGGTTCCTCGGCTCCCGGGCGACCCGCGCCGCGCAGGTGCACATCTCGGTCCTGCTCGGCTGCCTGGTCCTGGTGAAGGCCTACGCCTACTGGCTCGACCGGTACTCGCTGTCCGTCGCCACCTCCACCATCACCAGCGGCTGGGCCGGCCCGACGTACAAGGACGTGCACGCGGTCATCCCGGCGAAGGAGATCCTCCTGGTGATCGCCGTGCTGTGCGCGCTGCTGTTCCTCGGCAACGCCGTGCGCCTGCTGGTCCGGGCCCAGACGCCGGACATCGACCGGGGCGGCCACGTCTGGGCCCTGCCGGCGCTCGGGGTCTCGCTGATGGTGCTGGCCGCGGTGGTGATAGGCGGGGTCTACCCGCTGGCGGTGCAGCAGCTCCAGGTGAACCCGAGCCAGGGCACGAAGGAGGCGCCGTACATCCAGCGGAACATCGACGCCACGCGGGCCGCCTACGGACTGGACGGCGTCCAGCCGATCCCGTACCCGGCGACGACCGGTGCCGCGAAGAACCAGCTGTCCGGCGACGCCAAGACGGTCGCGCAGATCCCGGTCGTGGATCCCTCGGTGGTCTCGCAGGCCTTCGACGAGCAGCAGGGCCAGGGCTTCTACAGCTTCCCCGACAACCTGACCGTGGACCGCTACCAGGTCGGGAGCAAGACGCAGGACACCGTCATCGGCGTGCGCGGCCTCAAGCCCTCCGGGGTGCCGGGCTCCCAGCACACGTGGATCGACGACCACCTGAAGTACACCCACGGCTACGGCGTCGTGGCCGCCAAGACCGACGCCGTGCTGGCCGACGGCTCACCGGACTACGTCGAGCAGGGCCTCCCGGACCCCGGCGCCCCCGCCGGCTACGAGGAGCGCGTCTACTTCGGCCCGGGGCTGCCGGACTACTCGATCGTCGGCGGCCTGCCGAAGGCCGCGCCGGTCGAGTTCGACCATCCCGACAACGCCTCGCCGACGTCGCAGCAGAGCACCACGTACAGCGGCAACGGCGGGGTGCAGGTCAACTCGTTCATGAAGAAGCTGCTGTACGCGGCGAAGTTCCGGGAGCCGAAGATCCTGCTCTCCAACCAGGTGAACAGGGACTCGCGGATCATGTACGACCGCGACCCCGGGCAGCGCGTGCGGGCCGTGGCGCCGTGGCTGACCGTCGACGCGGCACCGTACCCGGTGGTCGAGGGCGGCCGCATCCTGTGGGTGGTGGACGGCTACACGAGCACGGCGGCGTATCCGTACTCGACGACGACGCAGCTCGGCGGCAAGGTCAACTACGTCCGCGACGCGGTGAAGGCCACGGTCGACGCCTACGACGGCACGGTGACCCTCTACGCCTGGGACGAGAGCGACCCGATCCTGAAGACCTGGATGAAGGCCTTCCCCGGCACCGTGAAGCCGCGTTCGGCGATCAGCCCCGACCTGCTGGCGCACCTGCGCTACCCGCAGGACCTGTTCACCGCCCAGCGCGACCTCCTCGGCCGCTACCACGTGCTCACGGCCTCGGAGTTCTTCGCCGGCACCGAGTTCTGGAACGTCCCGGCCGACCCGACGAAGGACGGCGCCGACGGTCCGCCCCCGCAGTCGCCGTCCTACGTGACGCTCCAGATGCCCGGCCAGAGCGCGCCGACGTTCTCCCTCACCTCGACCCTGGCCTCGGCCAACGGCGGCACCCTGGCGGCGGTCATGGCGGTGGACTCCGACCCCGGCCCGGACTACGGCAAGATCAGAGTGCTGGAACTTCCTCCCGGTACTACGGCGCCGGGCCCCGGACAGCTCCAGAACACGTTCCGCAGCACCTACGCGAGCCAGCTGAGCGCCCCGAAGACGGTCGAGGGCAACCTGCTGACGTTCCCGGTCGGCGGCGGCCTGCTGTCCGTGGAGCCGGTCTACGCGCCACCCCTCGCCGGCCCGACGACAGCCCCGCTGCTGAAGGGCGTCCTGGTCGCCTTCGGCGGCAAGACGGCCTATGAACCCACGCTGCAACAGGGCCTCGACGAGATCTTCGGCGGCAGCTCCGGCGCCACCACCGGCGAGAACCCCGCACCCCCGGGCTCCACGGCGTCCCCGCTTCCCAGCGGCCCCCAGGCCGACGCCCTGAAGAAGGCCCTCGCGGACGCCGTCGCCGCCCAGAACACCGCGGCCGCGGCCCTGGCGAAGTCGCCCCCGGACTGGAAGACCTTCGGCGAGGCCGAACAAGCCGTCCAGCAGGCCCTCGCCCGAGCTCAGGCCATCGAGAACGGCCAGCCGCCGCCGAAGTGA
- a CDS encoding ABC transporter ATP-binding protein, whose product MSQYILEARDVHRAFGQTQALRGASVAVERGELLAIMGPSGSGKSTLLHCLAGIYTPNQGEVWFDGARVDTLNETKRTELRRDAFGFVFQFGQLVPELTALDNIALPLLLAKKPRKQAYAQAAPWLERLGLQEHGDHRSGELSGGQAQRVALARALVHKPRVLFADEPTGALDTLTGETVMNLLVNTVREEGTTVVLVTHDARVAAYADREIVVRDGRALTTPSSAVA is encoded by the coding sequence ATGAGCCAATACATCCTCGAAGCGCGGGACGTGCACCGCGCGTTCGGCCAGACGCAGGCGCTGCGCGGGGCGAGTGTCGCCGTGGAGCGCGGAGAGCTGCTGGCGATCATGGGGCCGTCCGGCTCCGGGAAGTCGACGCTGCTGCACTGCCTGGCCGGCATCTACACGCCGAACCAGGGCGAGGTGTGGTTCGACGGCGCACGGGTCGACACGCTGAACGAGACCAAGCGCACCGAGCTGCGGCGTGACGCCTTCGGGTTCGTGTTCCAGTTCGGCCAGCTGGTGCCGGAGCTGACCGCCCTGGACAACATCGCGCTGCCGCTGCTGCTGGCCAAGAAGCCGCGCAAGCAGGCGTACGCGCAGGCCGCGCCGTGGCTGGAACGCCTCGGCCTGCAGGAGCACGGCGACCACCGCAGCGGGGAGCTGTCCGGCGGCCAGGCGCAGCGCGTCGCGCTGGCCCGCGCGCTGGTGCACAAGCCGCGCGTGCTGTTCGCCGACGAGCCCACCGGAGCGCTGGACACGCTGACCGGCGAGACCGTGATGAACCTGCTGGTCAACACGGTCCGCGAGGAGGGCACCACGGTCGTGCTGGTCACCCACGACGCCCGGGTGGCCGCCTACGCCGACCGCGAGATCGTGGTGCGCGACGGCCGCGCGCTCACCACTCCGAGCTCGGCGGTGGCCTGA
- a CDS encoding FtsX-like permease family protein: protein MGMRLTLRGGREAVVRLVVTSLAVAVGVAVMLGVFSLFNAYQSTTARQCWECSPTGVGTSNAASGPHRGAGANGANGANGATNADTNPDGTINVAAAEQAGAKELWNFSQDFYQGTELRRLDVAALTADAPTLPGMTAVPAAGEYYVSPALSHLLATVPAAELGARFPGHQVGLIPKTALYSPQELAIVIGHTPADLAKRPATESITAMSTVKEVKGTTTIYRFAFAFGTVALLLPIIIMVGTATRLSAARREERYAAMRLVGATPRQVATVASVESFVGAALGAVLGTLVYLAVSSQVAKVNVTGTLFFPSEVSPGLLGYLGTLILVPVVAAFAAVRSLRRVQYDPLAVTRKATPKPPTVKRLIPLVLGVALFVVAVNMPATSNTDAVVYPSLILTMWGVVFAGPWVTMWASRLLARIGGGAATTLAARRLADDPRATFRTVAGVTVAVFVGTAVAGVLPTAVAAETSGQRAPLTDVLRLRYDMGGPGQPGGLTPAQATTTLADLRAMPGVSAIPIYLGADTSGWSPDSGTPPPLGWQPPMQYVSCADVKVLPALGSCAPGRTVSVIAGDELFIDNPLMLHLPVMGYSDVDRVSGEGTTASVPSDLDLSKLDVTTLMVAAANPATLERARTYLDVHAPVLIGMGSPDQWSTNAAGPMTFGEVASVREEQYRAAQQMIMFVVGLTLFVAGCGIAVATAGSLVERKRPFTLLRLSGAPLAVLRRVVFLESALPLVAVSVLAGLAAYAMALIAVRTMAKGVSMSFPLATYSISVSVVLVAALGVILGSMTLLSRMTRSEYARFE, encoded by the coding sequence ATGGGGATGCGCCTGACGCTGCGCGGCGGCCGCGAGGCCGTGGTCCGGCTGGTCGTGACGTCGCTCGCGGTGGCCGTCGGGGTCGCCGTCATGCTCGGCGTCTTCAGCCTGTTCAACGCCTACCAGAGCACCACCGCCCGGCAGTGCTGGGAGTGCTCGCCGACGGGAGTCGGGACCTCGAACGCGGCCTCGGGCCCGCATCGCGGCGCCGGCGCGAACGGAGCGAACGGGGCGAACGGCGCGACGAACGCCGACACGAACCCCGACGGCACGATCAACGTGGCGGCCGCCGAGCAGGCCGGCGCCAAGGAGCTGTGGAACTTCTCCCAGGACTTCTACCAGGGCACGGAGCTGCGCCGCCTGGACGTCGCGGCGCTCACCGCCGACGCCCCGACCCTGCCCGGCATGACCGCGGTGCCCGCCGCCGGCGAGTACTACGTCTCCCCGGCCCTGTCGCACCTGCTCGCCACCGTCCCGGCCGCGGAACTCGGCGCCCGCTTCCCCGGCCACCAGGTCGGCCTCATCCCGAAGACCGCGCTCTACAGCCCGCAGGAACTGGCCATCGTCATCGGCCACACCCCGGCCGACCTCGCGAAGCGCCCGGCCACCGAGTCGATCACCGCGATGTCGACGGTCAAGGAGGTGAAGGGCACCACCACCATCTACCGGTTCGCCTTCGCCTTCGGCACCGTCGCGCTGCTGCTCCCGATCATCATCATGGTCGGCACCGCCACCCGGCTGTCCGCGGCCCGCCGCGAGGAGCGCTACGCCGCGATGCGCCTGGTCGGGGCCACGCCGAGGCAGGTGGCGACGGTCGCCTCGGTCGAGTCCTTCGTCGGCGCGGCGCTGGGCGCGGTCCTCGGCACGCTCGTCTATCTCGCGGTGAGCTCGCAGGTCGCGAAGGTCAACGTCACCGGGACGCTGTTCTTCCCCTCCGAGGTGTCCCCGGGACTGCTCGGGTATCTCGGGACCCTGATCCTGGTCCCCGTGGTCGCCGCCTTCGCCGCTGTGCGCTCGCTGCGCCGGGTGCAGTACGACCCGCTGGCCGTCACCCGCAAGGCTACGCCGAAGCCGCCGACCGTCAAGCGCCTGATCCCGCTGGTGCTCGGCGTGGCGCTGTTCGTGGTCGCCGTCAACATGCCGGCCACCTCCAACACCGACGCCGTGGTCTACCCTTCGCTGATCCTCACGATGTGGGGCGTCGTCTTCGCCGGGCCCTGGGTCACCATGTGGGCCTCCCGCCTGCTGGCCCGCATCGGCGGCGGCGCGGCCACCACCCTGGCCGCCCGGCGCCTGGCCGACGACCCGAGGGCGACGTTCCGCACGGTCGCCGGCGTGACCGTGGCGGTCTTCGTCGGAACGGCCGTGGCCGGGGTGCTCCCGACCGCCGTCGCGGCCGAGACCTCCGGCCAGCGGGCACCGCTGACGGACGTGCTGCGCCTGCGCTACGACATGGGCGGGCCGGGACAGCCGGGCGGTCTCACTCCCGCACAGGCCACGACCACCCTGGCCGACCTGCGCGCGATGCCGGGCGTGTCGGCCATCCCGATCTACCTCGGCGCCGACACGTCGGGCTGGAGCCCGGACAGCGGCACCCCGCCGCCGCTCGGCTGGCAGCCGCCGATGCAGTACGTGAGCTGCGCGGACGTGAAGGTGCTCCCGGCGTTGGGCAGCTGTGCTCCGGGCCGGACCGTCTCGGTGATCGCCGGCGACGAGCTGTTCATCGACAATCCGCTGATGCTGCACCTCCCCGTGATGGGGTACAGCGACGTGGACCGCGTGTCCGGCGAAGGTACGACCGCGTCCGTCCCGTCCGACCTGGACCTGTCCAAGCTGGACGTCACGACCCTGATGGTTGCCGCCGCCAACCCCGCGACACTGGAGCGTGCCCGCACCTACCTGGACGTCCACGCCCCGGTTCTGATCGGCATGGGCAGCCCGGACCAGTGGTCCACCAACGCCGCGGGACCCATGACCTTCGGCGAGGTCGCCTCGGTCCGCGAGGAGCAGTACCGCGCGGCACAGCAGATGATCATGTTCGTCGTCGGCCTGACCCTGTTCGTCGCGGGCTGCGGCATCGCCGTGGCCACCGCGGGCAGCCTGGTCGAGCGCAAACGGCCGTTCACCCTGCTCCGGCTGTCCGGCGCCCCGCTCGCGGTGCTGCGCCGGGTGGTGTTCCTGGAGTCGGCGCTGCCCCTGGTCGCGGTCTCGGTCCTGGCGGGCCTGGCCGCCTACGCCATGGCACTGATCGCCGTGCGGACCATGGCGAAGGGCGTCTCGATGTCCTTCCCGCTGGCGACGTATTCGATCAGCGTGTCCGTCGTGCTCGTCGCCGCCCTCGGCGTGATCCTCGGCTCGATGACGCTGCTGAGCCGGATGACGCGCTCGGAGTACGCACGGTTCGAATAG
- a CDS encoding PPA1309 family protein — translation MSSVASVALMQSVVEIEQHVAADGWNQRPRMFALVPTAELLITQPRMAAALGLTDEAKESGGIPTLTSIEQDGLALDQPLDEMLAKMVWPKTVEGCALVIESQMLPPSAEAQIPQDLEGAALERWVAKHPERQDVRMAVAVLRDGTRQAAIRLRSKDSDMEVLSGPDLVPNLATALLGTFEE, via the coding sequence ATGAGTTCTGTCGCCAGCGTGGCCCTGATGCAGTCCGTCGTCGAGATCGAGCAGCACGTCGCCGCCGACGGCTGGAACCAGCGCCCGCGCATGTTCGCCCTGGTGCCGACGGCCGAACTGCTGATCACGCAGCCCCGGATGGCCGCGGCCCTGGGCCTCACCGACGAGGCCAAGGAGTCCGGCGGCATCCCCACTCTGACCTCGATCGAGCAGGACGGCCTGGCCCTGGACCAGCCCCTGGACGAGATGCTGGCCAAGATGGTCTGGCCGAAGACGGTCGAGGGCTGCGCGCTGGTCATCGAGTCGCAGATGCTGCCGCCGAGCGCCGAGGCGCAGATCCCGCAGGACCTGGAGGGCGCGGCGCTGGAGCGCTGGGTGGCGAAGCACCCGGAGCGGCAGGACGTGCGGATGGCGGTGGCCGTGTTGCGCGACGGGACGCGGCAGGCCGCGATCCGGCTGCGGTCGAAGGACTCGGACATGGAGGTGCTGTCCGGTCCCGACCTGGTGCCGAACCTGGCGACCGCGCTGCTGGGGACGTTCGAGGAGTGA
- a CDS encoding PadR family transcriptional regulator, with amino-acid sequence MSVPLTLLGLLARGQPTHGYDLKRDYDSHFANGKPLPYGQVYSTLGRLARDGKVVGGEAEPGDGPDRKRYTITDLGRGEVMDWLSQTVEPEPHLQTVLFSKVVLALMLGEDAEGYLDAQRAAHLKRMRELTELKRTGPTVDALLADYGLFHLEADLRWIELTSARLTALARVVSDDRKQQGEVR; translated from the coding sequence GTGAGCGTCCCTCTGACTCTGCTGGGCCTGCTGGCCCGAGGCCAGCCGACCCACGGCTACGACCTCAAGCGCGACTACGACAGCCACTTCGCCAACGGCAAGCCGCTGCCCTACGGCCAGGTCTACTCGACCCTGGGCCGGCTGGCGCGGGACGGGAAGGTCGTCGGCGGCGAGGCCGAGCCGGGGGACGGGCCGGACCGCAAGCGCTACACGATCACCGATCTGGGGCGCGGCGAGGTCATGGACTGGCTGTCGCAGACCGTGGAGCCCGAGCCGCACCTGCAGACGGTCCTGTTCTCCAAGGTCGTGCTGGCGCTCATGCTCGGCGAGGACGCCGAGGGCTACCTCGACGCCCAGCGGGCCGCCCACCTCAAGCGCATGCGCGAGCTCACCGAGCTCAAGCGGACCGGCCCGACGGTCGACGCGCTGCTCGCCGACTACGGGCTGTTCCACCTCGAAGCCGATCTGCGCTGGATCGAGCTGACCTCGGCCAGGCTGACCGCCCTGGCCCGCGTCGTGAGTGATGACCGGAAGCAACAGGGGGAAGTGCGATGA